Genomic segment of Paenibacillus sp. FSL R5-0912:
AAACGCCGTATCCGGCGGGGAATGATAATTCGTCCAGCCCGGTGATATCGTACCATCGTCATGCTGAAACCGCAGCATGAAATCCATTGCCACATGCAACTGCTCCAGCAGCACCAGATCCCGGTAATATCGCGACAGAGGATTCACCAGCGCAGCAGCCCATGCCGCAAGGTACTGGGCCGTACCTGTGTGATTCGGCCAGGCAACACCGCTTAGCGGATCACGCACGCCCCCGAAATACCGGCTCTCCCGGTCACCAATTTGCTGCTCCATGGATTCCTGTGTCCATTTGTCATTAATGGCAGTTACCTTCTTGAACATCTGCCTGTTCCCCCTATCCGTCAGCCATTTTTGGGTATGAATACTACAACACCTGCTCCAGGCGAGAGCCTCAGCCTTTCACGGCTCCGGTCATTACACCCGAGACGAAATATCTCTGCAGCCAAGGATAGACTAGCAGAATAGGAACGGTTGCGAACATCACCGTTGCTGCCTTCAGACTCTCAGGTACAACCGTGCTGATCGCGTTCCCCTCCATCCTCATCAGGTCGGACACCTGGCTGTTCTGGATCATATGATAGAGCTTAAGCTGCAGCGGGTACAGCTCCGGTTTCGTAATATACATCAGCGTGTCCTGGAAACCATTCCATCTGCCCACAGCGTAGAACAGGCTCAAGGTGGCAAGCACCGGCATGGACAGGGGCAGAATAATGCGGATCAGTGTACCGAACTGGCTGCTGCCGTCGATCTCTGCGGACTCCTTCAACGCATCAGGAATACCAGCCAGAAATGAGATCAGGATAATCATATAAAAGGGGCTGATCAGCCCGGGCAGAATGAGCGCCCAGATTGTATTGAGCAAATGCAGCTCACGCGTCAGAATATATTCAGGAATAATCCCGCCGCTGAAGAACATCGTAACCACAATCACAAACATGAAGACCTTGCGGCCCTTCAAATCTCTCTTCGACAGCGCATAACCGGCCGCAACCGTCATCACCATGCACAGAACCGTAAACAGCACGGTCAGAAATATAGTAAAGGCCAGCGAGCGGATCATAGCGGCATCACTGAACACTTTTTTGTACGCCTCAACATTGAAGTCCAAAGGGAATAAAGTTACTTTTCCCGAAGTGATCGGCACCGTTCCGCTGAAGGATACAGCCAGAATATGAAGAAACGGAATCAGACATGCCAGCACCGATAGGGTTAGACAGATCACAATCCATGTATCAAACGCCTTGTTAGCTGCTTTTCCACTCATAATGTTCACTCCATATCCAAAGGTTGATTATAGGATGCTCTCGTCCGTAAGCTTCTTGGAGATATAGTTCGCCACCAGCAGGAATATCAATCCGACCACCGCCTGGAACAATCCGACTACCGTAGCCAGAGTATACTGCCCGGATTCCAGGCCGATCCGATAGACAAAGGTACTTAGCACATCCGAGTATTCCATAACAGCAAGGTTACCGATGACAAACGGCCGCTCGAAGCCGATGGAGATCATATTGCCCAGATTAATAATCAGCAAGGTAACGATCGTCGGCTTGATGCCCGGAATCGTAATATGCAGAATACGCTTCAGCCTTCCCGCCCCGTCTACCTCAGCAGCCTCAAACAGCTCCTTATTGATCCCGGTGAGTGCCGCCAGATAGAGAATCGTCCCCCAGCCTGCGCTCTGCCAGACACCCGTCAGCAGGTACGTAATCAACCAGTAATTTTTGTCGGAGAGAAAAGGAATCGCATCCAGTCCCAGGCTTGTTAACAGGTTGTTAATCATCCCGGACTGAACCCCGAACAACTGGTATACGATGCCGCCGATGATTACCCAGGAAATAAAGTGCGGAACATACAGAATCGTCTGGGACAGCTTCTTGAACCAGACCACCTTAAGCTCAAACAGCATAATGGCAATAATCAAGGGTGCGGGAAAAGAGACGATCAGATCAAGAAAATTCAGCATCAATGTATTACGCAAGGTTACATAAAAATCCTGATTCGCAAATACCTCACGGAATCCATCCAAACCAATCCATTCACTTCCGCCGATGCCTTTGAAAAAGTTGAAATCCTTAAACGCAATTTGCACACCATACATTGGACCGTATTTGAAAATGATAAAGAACATAATGGGCAGCACCAGCAATGCGTACATCTGCCAATTTCTGCGGAAATAACGGGTGTGTTCCACAACGATTCCTCCTTCACTGTGCCTTGGGCTGTAAAGGGAGCGGCAAGACCTGCTGCCCCGCCGTTCTCCCTCCCGAACCCTAATTCATTATTTCTGCTCGCTGTAGGCAGCCTTGCGTTCATCCAGAATAGCTTGTCCGCCGCTTGACATATAGTCCTTCAGCATACTCTCATAGGTGACTTCGAACTCACCCGGTGACACCATAATCGACTTCACCATCAACTGCTTCGCCTTATCGCTAAGCGTAGTACCGTATTTGCTCTCAGCTTCAATCGGGCGGCTTGTGAACACAGGCTCAACTACATCGGTAGTTGAAATGGCCAGTGATTTCGCAATAATGTCCTGATATTGAGTTCTGAAGCTCTTCACAAACGCTTCATTGTTCTTCTCCTGACTCTCGAAGATCCGGCCGTTGGCAATAATTCCGATATCCCCGCCGCCCATCAGCTTGTTGGCAGATTCTACAGACAGATCCGGTATGGAGACAGGCACTCCATCTTCCAGCTTATAATGCTCTCCTTCAATCCCGTTCTGAATGTACTTCAGATGGTCATCCGAAGCCATCCAATTCAGATATTTGACCGCTTCTACGGCATGTTTACTGGATTTTGGAATCATGATATACATCCCGTTCGGAGCAGACACCGGCTTCGCCTTCTTGCCTTCACTGTTCGTAAACGGATCTATGGCCGTCAGCACAGCGTTAGGATTGTTCTTCGAGAGCACATCATAAGTACCGTCTGGGTAAAAGATCGCGTCGTTATCGTCACTGAATGCACCCACTAGGCCGTTGCCGATGTTCTGTGTAAGGGTCTCCTTATTCTCATCCAAGGCAAAATCCTTGCTGATCAGCCCTTCATTATACAGCTTGTTCATATATTGGACGGCTTCCTTGAATCCGGGCAGCAGAATCGGGAAATCACGGGAGCTCAGGTTCTGCGTAAGCTCGAAGCGTTCCTGCTCGCTGACCGGCTTGATGAAGGACCAGACCAGAGAGTCGTATTGTGCCACAGCAATCGTCATGCCCAGCGGAATCACCTTGCCGCCGGTTTCGCCCGGGTCCTTCTCCTTGAATGCCGTCAGTGTATTGTATAGCTCCTCCGTGGTTGCCGGAACCGGAAGCCCCAGCTTATCCAGCCAGTCCTGGCGGACAAAGGATGCATACTTGCCCACTGTAGACCGTTTGGCCGGAATACTGTATTGGACACCATCATATTGGCCGTAGCGGAGTGTATCCTCGCCAAGGAACTTTGTCAGATTCTGACCATACTCCTTCAGCAGCGGTGTCAGATCTGTCAGTCCGCCTTGTTCAGCATATTTATTGAAAGTCCCGGAATCATAAGTAAAGACGATATCAGGGACATCAGTTCCGCTGGCCATCAGGACGTTAAGCTTCGTCACTTCCTCCGAGCGGGGGATAGGAATAAATTCCACATTGATATTGTTAGTTTTACCGAAATTCTCTTTAACGTAATTGGTTAAAAAGTTGTCAGAAGCTGTCAGACCCGCAGGAGCATTGCCACGGTCAAAAATTTCGATCTTCAAGCTGCCCGCTTGCTCTGACCCGCCGCTGTTTGCAGCGGAATTCTCTGACGAGCATGCCGATAATAAGAGGGATGACATCATAACCGCTCCGAGACCCAGAGCCACTTTTCCTTTAACGCTATCAATTGTCATATTTCCTATCACCTATCCCTTTCGAAATCTTGTTTGATCAGCCTTTAGCTCTATTATGTTATGTTTCAGGCTTGATCATGGGATGAATTATTACATTTTGTTCTGAAATGTACAATAAACATGTTTCTAGTTGTTTTTTCATGAAAAATCAATCAAAATACAGCATTTTTCATTTCAAATATACAATTATCGTGAATGTTCAGCTCTAAAAAAACAGAAACATCAGAAATACATAACTTATACATAACACATTAAGTTATATATACAGTTAGAAATCAAAAAGCGCAAACCCGGGATAATCAGAATTGGGTTTGCGCAATCACTATTGATCTTCATCTTTATAGAGCTTCAATTTACGGTAATCTCCCGGCGTCATTCCAGTAATGCGCTTGAAGACTCTTCCGAAGCTGATGGAATTAGCATATCCAATCTGCAGCGCGATATCCTGAATACTGTCCGAGGTCGTATCCAGCAGCTCCTTAGCCTTCTTCAACCGCAGCTCCGCCAGAAAGTCCACAAACTTCATATTAAATTCTCCCTTGAACAGATAGCTGGCGTATTTCGCGGAGATCTGGAACCGCTCGCTCAAATGGCTCAAAGAAAGATCCGGGTTGGCATAGTGCTCCTCAATATAATGTTTAACCTCCATGATCATGACGCGGTGGCTCTTAAGCTCATTGACCGACACATAGACATGATAGGTTTCATTCAGCCATCCGGTCAGCAGCAGCCTGATCTCCTCCAGATCAGTGCATCCCCGGATGCGTTCCCGCAGTCCTCCAGTCCATTCTGCCGCGAGTTGCCGGTCCAGCGTGTCCGAAATCCCCTTAAGCTCCTGCTCCAGTGCCTGCAGCATAACCTCCAGAAGCATGTAGATCTCTTCATCCTTCATATGATCCTTACGGAAGGAATCGAAAATTTCGTCCAGCCGGATTCTCCAGTTCTCGCCTGACAGCCGGAATTCCCGGACAAGCTGTGTAAAGCTCCCAAAATACTTGTAGCTCTGTAGTGCAGAGTCGTCATTCTGCCGGTCCATAGGGACCGCCGCTATATCTGTGCCCATCGCGAGCCGGTGACTCAGCACTTCAGCAGCCGCTGCATAAGAGTACTGGATATCCTGCCAGGACTCCACC
This window contains:
- a CDS encoding extracellular solute-binding protein; its protein translation is MTIDSVKGKVALGLGAVMMSSLLLSACSSENSAANSGGSEQAGSLKIEIFDRGNAPAGLTASDNFLTNYVKENFGKTNNINVEFIPIPRSEEVTKLNVLMASGTDVPDIVFTYDSGTFNKYAEQGGLTDLTPLLKEYGQNLTKFLGEDTLRYGQYDGVQYSIPAKRSTVGKYASFVRQDWLDKLGLPVPATTEELYNTLTAFKEKDPGETGGKVIPLGMTIAVAQYDSLVWSFIKPVSEQERFELTQNLSSRDFPILLPGFKEAVQYMNKLYNEGLISKDFALDENKETLTQNIGNGLVGAFSDDNDAIFYPDGTYDVLSKNNPNAVLTAIDPFTNSEGKKAKPVSAPNGMYIMIPKSSKHAVEAVKYLNWMASDDHLKYIQNGIEGEHYKLEDGVPVSIPDLSVESANKLMGGGDIGIIANGRIFESQEKNNEAFVKSFRTQYQDIIAKSLAISTTDVVEPVFTSRPIEAESKYGTTLSDKAKQLMVKSIMVSPGEFEVTYESMLKDYMSSGGQAILDERKAAYSEQK
- a CDS encoding ABC transporter permease; this translates as MYALLVLPIMFFIIFKYGPMYGVQIAFKDFNFFKGIGGSEWIGLDGFREVFANQDFYVTLRNTLMLNFLDLIVSFPAPLIIAIMLFELKVVWFKKLSQTILYVPHFISWVIIGGIVYQLFGVQSGMINNLLTSLGLDAIPFLSDKNYWLITYLLTGVWQSAGWGTILYLAALTGINKELFEAAEVDGAGRLKRILHITIPGIKPTIVTLLIINLGNMISIGFERPFVIGNLAVMEYSDVLSTFVYRIGLESGQYTLATVVGLFQAVVGLIFLLVANYISKKLTDESIL
- a CDS encoding carbohydrate ABC transporter permease, giving the protein MSGKAANKAFDTWIVICLTLSVLACLIPFLHILAVSFSGTVPITSGKVTLFPLDFNVEAYKKVFSDAAMIRSLAFTIFLTVLFTVLCMVMTVAAGYALSKRDLKGRKVFMFVIVVTMFFSGGIIPEYILTRELHLLNTIWALILPGLISPFYMIILISFLAGIPDALKESAEIDGSSQFGTLIRIILPLSMPVLATLSLFYAVGRWNGFQDTLMYITKPELYPLQLKLYHMIQNSQVSDLMRMEGNAISTVVPESLKAATVMFATVPILLVYPWLQRYFVSGVMTGAVKG